The Calliphora vicina chromosome 3, idCalVici1.1, whole genome shotgun sequence genome contains a region encoding:
- the AsnS gene encoding probable asparagine synthetase [glutamine-hydrolyzing], whose amino-acid sequence MCGIFAIFSKNGEPIKPKMYHGSLHSLREIAYRQSGKQRHRGPDDTGVCHIPEQGVVMIHERLAIVGVHTGHQPLYSENENVILIANGEIYNYLEQSSEIAKLRGHYKPKSDCNVIIELYEEFGEGLLEYITGMFAFVLYDKRSKTILMARDPFGIIPMYIGEDTDGNVWVASEMKCLVEICPKIEAFTPGELRFGKADNLVRKTYFKQPWQSDIPNLNTDLNLLRTSLENAVRSHLQCDVPFGALLSGGVDSSLVASIATKIRRERDPNFRLTTFSVGLRNAPDFKAARLVADYINSDHTEVIFEIADALDGIRDIIYHLETYDVTTVRCSLPMLLLARHIKSTGIKMILSGEGADEIFGGYLYFFKAPNYTEFHQELVKRVSQLCDSDCLRANKVTMAKGIELRVPFLDTAFVNYVMSIRPEDKIPGELNCFGDQQKHRIEKHVLRAAFANQYLPDEILWRQKEQFSDGVGYDWIDNIRRVATDHITDNEFATASERFPINTPSTKEAYYYRCIFTELFPGSGAAKTVKRWVPRLDWGCPEDPSGRAQAVHQVHQ is encoded by the coding sequence ATGTGTGgaatatttgcaattttttcaaaGAATGGTGAACCCATTAAACCGAAAATGTACCACGGAAGTCTGCACAGTTTGCGAGAAATCGCTTACAGACAGAGCGGCAAGCAACGGCATCGGGGCCCTGACGATACCGGTGTATGTCACATCCCCGAACAGGGAGTTGTCATGATTCACGAACGTTTGGCTATTGTAGGTGTTCACACAGGCCACCAGCCTCTGTATTCCGAaaatgaaaatgtaattttaattgccAATGGTGAGATCTACAATTATTTGGAGCAGTCGTCCGAAATTGCAAAACTTCGTGGCCACTACAAGCCCAAAAGCGATTGCAATGTCATCATCGAATTGTATGAAGAATTTGGAGAAGGTTTACTGGAATATATTACCGGCATGTTTGCTTTTGTCTTGTACGATAAACGTTCAAAAACTATTCTCATGGCGCGAGATCCATTCGGCATTATTCCCATGTACATCGGAGAGGACACAGATGGCAATGTATGGGTTGCATCTGAAATGAAATGTTTAGTAGAGATTTGCCCAAAGATCGAAGCTTTTACACCCGGCGAATTGCGTTTTGGCAAAGCCGATAATCTCGTGCGAAAGACATACTTCAAGCAGCCATGGCAGAGTGATATTCCGAACTTAAACACCGACTTGAATTTGTTGAGAACCAGTTTGGAGAATGCAGTACGATCCCATTTACAATGTGATGTGCCATTCGGTGCCTTATTGTCTGGCGGTGTAGACAGCAGCTTGGTGGCATCGATTGCTACAAAAATACGTCGGGAACGTGATCCCAACTTTAGACTTACCACATTTTCGGTGGGCTTACGCAATGCTCCGGACTTTAAAGCCGCTCGTCTGGTAGCCGACTACATTAACAGTGATCACACTGaagttattttcgaaattgCAGATGCTTTGGATGGTATTCGAGACATCATCTATCATTTGGAGACATACGATGTAACCACAGTCCGTTGTAGTTTGCCCATGCTACTGCTAGCGCGCCACATCAAAAGTACTGGCATCAAAATGATCTTATCCGGCGAAGGTGCTGATGAGATTTTCGGTGGATACTTGTACTTCTTTAAGGCGCCCAACTACACTGAGTTTCATCAAGAACTGGTGAAACGTGTGTCCCAACTTTGCGACTCTGATTGCCTGCGTGCCAACAAAGTAACAATGGCTAAGGGCATTGAACTTCGAGTTCCCTTCTTGGATACAGCATTTGTAAATTATGTGATGTCCATAAGGCCGGAAGACAAAATACCTGGCGAACTTAACTGTTTTGGCGACCAACAAAAGCATCGCATAGAGAAGCACGTTTTGCGAGCAGCATTCGCCAACCAATATCTGCCCGATGAGATTCTGTGGCGACAGAAGGAACAGTTCTCCGATGGCGTAGGTTACGATTGGATCGATAATATTCGCCGGGTAGCCACAGACCATATCACCGACAACGAGTTTGCCACAGCCTCCGAGAGATTTCCAATCAATACACCATCCACCAAAGAAGCCTACTACTACAGGTGCATCTTCACAGAACTATTTCCCGGAAGCGGTGCTGCCAAAACTGTTAAACGCTGGGTGCCACGTCTCGACTGGGGCTGCCCAGAAGATCCATCCGGAAGAGCTCAAGCCGTACATCAAGTTCATCAGTAA